The stretch of DNA CAGTCGGTGCAGACGACCCCGGCGCCGTCGCCGCAGGCGCGCAGTTGGCCGCGCCGGTGGTGCACGGGATCGGAGAGGTTGAACATGAGGGTGCGGGTGCCGGTCCAGGTGCCCGGGATCGTCGCCTTGCCGAGCAGCCCCTCCCAGGTGGCGCCGCCGTCGAAGGAGCGGTCCAGCCACACGCCGTCGCCGGGCAGTCCGGCGTCGATGCTGGCCCAGGCCATGGCGTCGGCGTCGGAGACGTGCAGGACGACCCGGCGGCCGTTGACCTGCTTCTCCGGGACGGGGAAGGTCTCCTGCCGGGCAAGCGACGGGTCGCGGGTGTCGCAGTGGACGGCGCAGACCGTCGCGGCGAGCTGTGTGCTCGCCGCCGTCGCGGGTTCGGCGGGCGGGGCCGGGACGAGCGTCCCCGCCAGGATGAGCGTGGCCATGGCCCGTGCCGCGAAGCTGCTCATCGCCGAGGTCCTCTCGGAAGCCCTTTAACGTTAAAGCAGCGTATTGTTCGAGAAATGCAAATGTAAACAAAGTTTCGTGCCGACCTCGTGCCGCCGCCCCGGTGCGAGCGTTCAGGTGCAGAAATGGGTGCTGATGCCGGGCCGGGACATCCCTAGCATCGAAGCATGACGATTAAAAAACTGGGGGCTCGCCGGTGGAGCCTCCTCCTCGCGGCGGTGCTCTCCGCCAACGCCCTGTCGATCGTGGCCCCGGCCGCACCCGCCCAGGCCGCGGCCTTCTGCGAGTGCGTGAAGTACGTCAAGACCCGGTACACGCTGACCCACGTCGGCGACGCCTACCAGTGGGAGGGCTTCCTTCCGCTGGAGGGCTGGACCAAGATGACCGTCGGCACCGCCCGCGTCGGCGACATCGTGGTCTGGGACCAGTGGGAGATGCCGCAGTGGGGCCACATCGCCATCGTGCAGGCGATCTACGGCAGCAGCCAGGGACTGTCCATGGTGTTCCGGGGCTCCAAC from Allocatelliglobosispora scoriae encodes:
- a CDS encoding CHAP domain-containing protein, which gives rise to MTIKKLGARRWSLLLAAVLSANALSIVAPAAPAQAAAFCECVKYVKTRYTLTHVGDAYQWEGFLPLEGWTKMTVGTARVGDIVVWDQWEMPQWGHIAIVQAIYGSSQGLSMVFRGSNQAGTKFTQNNCNNVSDWSSTTAWGNASFFHK